The following are from one region of the Salinirussus salinus genome:
- a CDS encoding thiolase family protein, whose product MQNAVIVDAVRTPFGKRDGSFRDTHPQDLAAEPLLALQERNGFDPETIEDVVYGCVSPVDEQGMNIARLAPMVAGWGDGVPGVQLNRMCGSGQQAVNFAASMVMSGQHDAMIGGGVEHMTRVPMGSDGDGLTDTYFEHFDELTTQGEGAERIAEEYGFTREELDEIAADSQQRWGEAQEAGHYDEQLTPVETEVDGETVTVEQDEHPRPSTDVETLSNLPLSFREEGNGFHHPGNSSGIVDGSAGLLVTSEEAAEEHGWDPMARVVATEVVGVDPITMLKGPIPATQNVLEQADMSVDDIDRFEVNEAFASVVAAWLEETGASWERTNVDGGAIAHGHPLGATGSALLTKLAYQLERDNLDYGLSAMCIGFGQGIATIIERV is encoded by the coding sequence ATGCAAAACGCTGTAATTGTTGACGCGGTTCGCACACCCTTCGGCAAGCGCGACGGCTCGTTCCGTGACACCCACCCGCAGGACCTGGCGGCCGAGCCGCTGCTCGCGCTGCAGGAGCGCAACGGCTTCGACCCCGAGACGATAGAGGACGTCGTCTACGGCTGTGTCTCCCCGGTCGACGAGCAGGGGATGAACATCGCGCGGCTGGCTCCGATGGTCGCCGGCTGGGGCGACGGCGTCCCCGGCGTCCAGCTCAACCGGATGTGTGGCTCCGGCCAGCAGGCGGTCAACTTCGCCGCCAGTATGGTCATGTCCGGCCAGCACGACGCGATGATCGGCGGCGGCGTCGAGCACATGACCCGCGTCCCGATGGGCAGCGACGGCGACGGCCTGACGGACACGTACTTCGAGCACTTCGACGAGCTGACCACGCAGGGCGAGGGCGCCGAGCGGATCGCCGAGGAGTACGGCTTCACCCGCGAGGAACTCGACGAGATCGCCGCCGACTCCCAGCAGCGCTGGGGCGAGGCCCAGGAAGCGGGCCACTACGACGAGCAGCTCACCCCCGTCGAGACCGAGGTCGACGGCGAGACGGTCACCGTCGAGCAGGACGAACACCCCCGGCCGAGCACCGACGTGGAGACGCTCTCCAACCTCCCGCTTTCCTTCCGCGAGGAGGGCAACGGCTTCCACCACCCCGGTAACTCTTCGGGGATCGTCGACGGCTCGGCGGGGCTACTCGTGACGAGCGAGGAGGCCGCCGAGGAGCACGGCTGGGACCCGATGGCCCGCGTCGTCGCCACCGAGGTCGTCGGCGTCGACCCGATCACGATGCTGAAGGGGCCGATCCCCGCGACGCAGAACGTCCTCGAGCAGGCCGACATGAGCGTCGACGACATCGACCGCTTCGAGGTCAACGAGGCCTTCGCCTCCGTCGTGGCCGCGTGGCTCGAGGAGACCGGTGCCTCCTGGGAGCGGACGAACGTCGACGGCGGCGCCATCGCCCACGGCCACCCGCTGGGTGCGACCGGCTCCGCGCTGCTGACCAAGCTCGCCTACCAGCTCGAGCGGGACAACCTCGACTACGGCCTCTCGGCGATGTGCATCGGCTTCGGCCAGGGGATCGCCACGATCATCGAGCGGGTCTAA
- a CDS encoding TIGR04024 family LLM class F420-dependent oxidoreductase, whose product MTERDVFLPVGAQPSLDALVDQIERAEELGYDRAWLPESWGREAATVLATAAERTDEIGLGTSILNVYSRSPSLLGQLAASQQEASDGRFRLGVGPSGPIVIENWHGRDFGNPLRHTRETIEVVKQVLSGEVVDYDGEYHDLEGFRLRCDPPEPAPAVDAAALGPKAVELAGRFADGWHAVNYTREGLRERLADLERGAELGDRSVDDLRVTLSVGCCALEDGDRARELLVQHTAFYIGGMGTYYRDNLARQGYEDVAHEVYDAWQEDDREHAMTLVREELRDQMGAAGTPEEAREELQSFLDVEGVDAVNVSFPRGAEVEEVMRTMEVMAPDA is encoded by the coding sequence ATGACGGAGCGTGACGTGTTCCTGCCGGTCGGCGCCCAGCCCTCGCTGGACGCGCTGGTCGACCAGATCGAACGGGCAGAGGAGCTGGGGTACGACCGCGCCTGGCTCCCCGAGTCCTGGGGCCGGGAGGCCGCGACCGTGCTCGCGACGGCGGCCGAACGGACCGACGAGATCGGGCTCGGAACGAGCATCCTGAACGTCTACTCGCGGTCGCCGTCGCTTCTGGGCCAGCTCGCGGCCAGCCAGCAGGAGGCCTCGGACGGCCGGTTCCGGCTGGGCGTCGGCCCCTCCGGCCCCATCGTCATCGAGAACTGGCACGGCCGCGACTTCGGCAACCCGCTGCGACACACCCGCGAGACCATCGAGGTCGTCAAACAGGTGCTCTCGGGGGAGGTCGTCGACTACGACGGCGAGTACCACGACCTGGAGGGCTTTCGGCTGCGGTGTGACCCGCCCGAGCCGGCCCCGGCGGTCGACGCCGCCGCCCTGGGTCCCAAGGCCGTCGAACTGGCGGGCCGCTTTGCCGACGGCTGGCACGCCGTCAACTACACCCGCGAGGGCCTCCGGGAGCGGCTCGCGGACCTGGAGCGGGGTGCCGAACTCGGCGACCGGTCGGTCGACGACCTCCGGGTGACGCTGTCGGTGGGCTGCTGTGCTCTGGAGGACGGCGACCGCGCCCGGGAGCTGCTCGTCCAGCACACCGCCTTCTACATCGGCGGGATGGGGACCTACTACCGGGACAACCTCGCCCGGCAGGGCTACGAGGACGTCGCCCACGAGGTCTACGACGCCTGGCAGGAGGACGACCGCGAGCACGCCATGACGCTCGTCCGGGAGGAGCTGCGCGACCAGATGGGGGCGGCCGGTACGCCCGAGGAAGCTCGCGAGGAGCTGCAGTCGTTCCTCGACGTCGAGGGCGTCGACGCGGTCAACGTCTCCTTCCCCCGCGGCGCGGAGGTCGAGGAAGTCATGCGGACGATGGAGGTCATGGCACCCGACGCCTGA
- a CDS encoding tyrosine-type recombinase/integrase — protein sequence MEPNSDLIDIEPAEAKRMYLDQRSGEVSESTLQAHDYRLRHFVRWCGEEDIDNLNTLTGRDLHQYRTWRRDDGDLNNVTLVTQLSTLRVFVKWCERIDAMEDGLHDKILLPSLSKHEDQRDAMLNAEEAEELLQYLRTFETATRTHALIEVLWHTGMRIGAVHSLDLDDYDPEEQYLELRHRPDSGTRLKNKKDGERYVAVTAEVCDALDAYIQYNRIEAVDDSGREPLFTSKYGRPGKSSLRDSIYRISRPCVYTGDCPHGREIESCEAMDRNKASKCPSSVSPHAIRRGSITNHLSEDVPEKVVGDRMNVSLDVLEKHYDRRTEEERAAQRREYLDEL from the coding sequence ATGGAACCCAACTCAGATTTGATCGACATCGAGCCAGCAGAGGCAAAACGAATGTACCTCGATCAGCGGAGTGGTGAAGTGTCTGAGAGTACGCTTCAGGCACACGACTACCGACTCAGGCACTTTGTTCGGTGGTGCGGAGAGGAAGATATTGATAACCTGAACACGCTAACAGGGCGTGACTTACACCAGTACCGGACGTGGCGGCGCGACGATGGCGACCTGAACAACGTGACGCTGGTTACACAGCTCTCGACGCTCAGGGTGTTCGTCAAATGGTGTGAGCGGATCGATGCTATGGAAGACGGTCTGCACGACAAGATACTCCTCCCAAGCCTCTCGAAACACGAAGACCAGCGGGACGCGATGCTCAATGCCGAGGAAGCCGAAGAACTTCTTCAGTATCTCCGGACCTTCGAGACTGCAACCCGGACGCACGCACTTATTGAGGTTCTGTGGCATACGGGGATGCGTATCGGCGCGGTCCACAGCCTCGATCTTGACGACTACGATCCGGAGGAACAGTATCTTGAACTCAGACACCGACCGGATAGTGGAACGCGGCTGAAAAACAAAAAAGACGGTGAGAGATACGTTGCGGTCACCGCTGAGGTCTGTGATGCTCTTGATGCGTACATTCAGTACAATCGCATTGAGGCGGTGGATGATAGCGGTAGAGAACCACTATTCACAAGCAAATACGGGCGGCCCGGCAAAAGCTCTCTACGGGACAGTATTTACCGAATATCCCGTCCGTGCGTCTACACTGGAGATTGCCCACATGGACGCGAGATCGAATCGTGCGAAGCAATGGACCGGAACAAGGCGAGCAAGTGTCCGTCGAGCGTCAGCCCTCATGCAATCCGGCGGGGCTCAATCACGAACCATCTCTCTGAGGATGTGCCGGAAAAAGTCGTTGGCGACCGCATGAACGTGAGTCTGGACGTTCTGGAGAAACACTACGACCGACGAACCGAGGAAGAACGAGCGGCGCAACGAAGAGAATATTTGGATGAATTATAG
- a CDS encoding endonuclease/exonuclease/phosphatase family protein yields MSAFAVVSYNIRHATLDEGRDAWPRRKAAVFDLLGDLNPDVLGLQESTGDQHAEVQQRLSGYEWAGVGEPGSGAHNPVGVCDRFTLQEAETAWLSETPAVSGSVGWDASFARVVTQLRLRDAVTGRELAVLNTHFDHQGPTARAESARLLRDRVDALDCEAVVLGDFNARPGSQPHDVLTGEGYDRPLADARVRATTVEGPETTVTDFESPDPGRELDHVFVTDGLAVDRYRVCDRARENGRYPSDHLPVFVDLRFR; encoded by the coding sequence ATGTCGGCCTTCGCGGTCGTGTCGTACAACATCCGCCACGCCACGCTCGACGAGGGGCGGGACGCCTGGCCGCGGCGGAAGGCGGCGGTGTTCGACCTGCTCGGGGACCTGAACCCGGACGTGCTCGGCCTGCAGGAGAGCACCGGCGACCAGCACGCCGAGGTCCAGCAGCGGCTGTCGGGCTACGAGTGGGCAGGCGTCGGCGAGCCGGGGTCGGGGGCGCACAACCCCGTCGGGGTCTGCGACCGGTTCACCCTCCAGGAGGCGGAGACGGCCTGGCTCTCCGAGACGCCTGCGGTTTCGGGCAGCGTCGGCTGGGACGCCTCTTTCGCCCGCGTCGTCACCCAGCTCCGCCTCCGCGACGCCGTGACCGGCCGGGAGCTGGCGGTGCTCAACACCCACTTCGACCACCAGGGGCCGACCGCCCGGGCCGAGAGCGCCCGGCTGCTGCGCGACCGGGTCGACGCGCTGGACTGCGAGGCGGTCGTCCTCGGGGACTTCAACGCTCGCCCCGGCAGCCAGCCCCACGACGTGCTGACCGGCGAGGGCTACGACCGCCCGCTCGCGGATGCCCGCGTCCGCGCGACGACTGTCGAGGGGCCGGAGACGACGGTTACCGACTTCGAGTCGCCGGACCCGGGTCGGGAACTCGACCACGTCTTCGTCACCGACGGGCTGGCGGTCGACCGATACCGGGTCTGTGACCGGGCCCGCGAGAACGGCCGGTACCCCTCCGACCACCTGCCCGTGTTTGTCGATCTTCGCTTCCGGTGA
- a CDS encoding acyl-CoA dehydrogenase family protein — protein sequence MDFSESPEREMVRSTAAEVAEQFGPEHWREKEEAGEFSQAFWDELGEAGFHGLLVPEEYGGAGMGLGEMGTAMETLCAEGTGMAGTWYLVLTAGMAAVGIREYGTEAQKERYLPGIASGERMFSIGITEPDAGTNTLNVATRAERDGDEFVLNGRKAWITFSDIADNMVLVTRTTPREEADRSTDGISLVVVDMDDPGIEVSPIEKHAINYSNSCEVFVEDVRVPAENVLGEVDGGWPALLEMLNPERVAFAAAATGIGKLAARTAIDYAGEREVFGQPVGAHQGVSFPVTKPYARMEAAVQMRKKAEWLYDRGEPCGYEANVAKATAVEAGIETVKQSMQAFGGWGYAKEYDVERWWREVNLTRLAPVTQQMAYNHISQEIGFPKSY from the coding sequence ATGGACTTCAGCGAGAGCCCCGAACGGGAGATGGTCCGGTCGACGGCCGCGGAGGTCGCCGAGCAGTTCGGGCCCGAGCACTGGCGCGAGAAGGAGGAGGCCGGCGAGTTCTCCCAGGCCTTCTGGGACGAACTCGGCGAGGCGGGCTTTCACGGCCTGCTCGTCCCCGAGGAGTACGGCGGCGCCGGCATGGGCCTGGGGGAGATGGGGACGGCCATGGAGACGCTGTGTGCCGAGGGGACCGGCATGGCCGGGACGTGGTATCTCGTCCTCACCGCCGGGATGGCCGCGGTCGGCATCCGCGAGTACGGCACCGAGGCCCAGAAGGAGCGATACCTGCCCGGGATAGCCAGCGGCGAGCGGATGTTCTCCATCGGGATCACCGAGCCCGACGCCGGAACGAACACGCTCAACGTCGCCACCCGCGCCGAACGCGACGGCGACGAGTTCGTTCTGAATGGCCGGAAGGCGTGGATCACCTTCTCCGACATCGCCGACAACATGGTGCTGGTCACGCGCACGACCCCCCGGGAGGAGGCCGACCGGTCCACCGACGGGATCAGCCTGGTCGTCGTCGACATGGACGACCCCGGCATCGAGGTCTCGCCCATCGAGAAACACGCGATCAACTACTCCAACTCCTGTGAGGTGTTCGTCGAGGACGTCCGCGTCCCCGCCGAGAACGTGCTCGGGGAGGTCGACGGTGGCTGGCCCGCGCTGCTGGAGATGCTCAACCCCGAGCGAGTCGCCTTCGCCGCCGCCGCGACCGGGATCGGCAAGCTCGCCGCCCGGACGGCCATCGACTACGCCGGCGAGCGGGAGGTGTTCGGCCAGCCGGTCGGGGCCCACCAGGGCGTCTCCTTCCCGGTGACGAAACCCTACGCACGCATGGAGGCCGCGGTCCAGATGCGCAAGAAAGCGGAGTGGCTCTACGACCGCGGCGAGCCCTGTGGCTACGAGGCAAACGTCGCCAAGGCGACCGCCGTCGAGGCGGGCATCGAGACCGTCAAACAGTCGATGCAGGCCTTCGGCGGGTGGGGGTACGCGAAGGAGTACGACGTCGAGCGGTGGTGGCGCGAGGTCAACCTCACGCGGCTGGCCCCGGTCACCCAGCAGATGGCCTACAACCACATCAGCCAGGAGATCGGCTTCCCGAAGTCCTACTGA
- a CDS encoding APC family permease, whose product MSDDHSVLTERVGLVGVMALVVGNAISIPIFVLPGPLAGSAGPSVVLAALVAAVPAAFVVLYNAQLGSAMPVAGGLYVYISRLTSPFWGFLVPFTLSVVTWASLLFAAIGFAEYTRFFVGLPADLLIYGFLVFVLVVNLLGVKTVARLQVVFLALLVAALATFILPGAFAVDTANYTPLFPEGPGPFAVAVVALFYPYLGFGLLTELGEEIDDPGRTIPIALLSGIVIVAVVYLLLTVVLVGVMPWQQLGGTEAAVAVAATRFLPSWAAGFVALGAIFAVLSTVNTTLLVGSRTVMRAARDGILPEEFARIHPTLGTPHISVLALGVPPVFLATVVQQEVVELSVFIALATLTALFFAAIALWNLPVDFPEHYRNATLRFRRYRGLLFVVVGGMTVAAGFWLVTLLRVPEAGLLLVGWFLLGYGYYRYRVTQVGEDSEGLFMRMVTLDSHEAAFAREQSYEGVEEMRGEDAETGSDD is encoded by the coding sequence GTGTCGGACGACCACTCGGTACTGACGGAGCGGGTCGGGCTCGTCGGCGTGATGGCGCTGGTCGTCGGCAACGCGATCAGTATCCCCATCTTCGTCCTGCCGGGGCCGCTGGCGGGCTCGGCCGGCCCGAGCGTCGTCCTCGCCGCCCTCGTGGCGGCTGTCCCCGCGGCCTTCGTCGTCCTCTATAACGCCCAGCTCGGGTCGGCGATGCCCGTCGCCGGCGGCCTCTACGTCTACATCTCCCGGCTCACTTCGCCCTTCTGGGGGTTTCTCGTCCCCTTCACGCTCTCGGTCGTCACGTGGGCCAGCCTGCTGTTTGCCGCCATCGGCTTCGCCGAGTACACCCGGTTTTTCGTCGGTCTCCCCGCCGACCTGCTGATCTACGGCTTCCTGGTCTTCGTGCTGGTGGTCAATCTGCTGGGCGTCAAGACCGTCGCCCGGCTGCAGGTCGTCTTCCTTGCCCTGCTCGTGGCCGCGCTCGCGACCTTCATCCTTCCCGGTGCCTTCGCCGTCGACACCGCGAACTACACGCCGCTTTTCCCCGAGGGTCCGGGCCCCTTCGCGGTCGCGGTCGTCGCCCTCTTCTATCCCTACCTGGGCTTTGGGCTGCTGACCGAACTCGGCGAGGAGATAGACGACCCCGGGCGGACGATCCCGATCGCCCTCCTGTCGGGGATCGTCATCGTCGCCGTCGTCTACCTGCTTCTGACCGTCGTGCTCGTCGGCGTGATGCCCTGGCAACAGCTGGGGGGGACGGAGGCGGCGGTCGCGGTGGCTGCCACCCGATTCTTGCCCTCGTGGGCGGCCGGATTCGTCGCGCTCGGAGCCATCTTCGCCGTGCTCTCGACGGTGAACACCACGCTGCTGGTCGGGTCGCGGACGGTCATGCGCGCCGCCCGCGACGGGATCCTCCCCGAAGAGTTCGCCCGCATCCACCCCACGCTCGGCACCCCGCACATTTCGGTGCTGGCGCTGGGCGTCCCGCCGGTCTTCCTCGCGACGGTCGTCCAGCAGGAGGTCGTCGAGCTCTCGGTGTTCATCGCGCTGGCGACGCTGACGGCGCTGTTTTTCGCCGCCATCGCGCTGTGGAATCTCCCGGTGGATTTCCCCGAACACTACCGGAACGCGACGCTGCGCTTCCGACGGTACCGTGGGTTGCTTTTCGTCGTCGTCGGCGGGATGACCGTCGCGGCCGGCTTCTGGCTGGTGACGCTGTTGCGGGTTCCAGAGGCGGGGCTGTTGCTCGTCGGCTGGTTCCTGCTCGGGTACGGCTACTACCGGTACCGCGTGACCCAGGTCGGCGAGGACAGCGAGGGGTTGTTCATGCGGATGGTCACGCTCGACAGCCACGAGGCCGCGTTCGCACGCGAGCAGAGCTACGAGGGCGTCGAAGAGATGCGCGGCGAGGACGCCGAGACCGGGTCCGACGACTGA